The following are from one region of the Streptomyces decoyicus genome:
- a CDS encoding IS110 family RNA-guided transposase, translated as MPSLRENAPVVGEVVLGVDTHRDVHVAALLSTLGAVVGTASFPATAVGYRGLWEWVSRLGTVRRAGVEGSGSYGAALSRYLLARRVEVFEVNRPDRSVRRRRGKSDPVDAQEAARAVLSGRARSQAKAGDGPVQCARLFKLAKDSARTQAINQLKAILVTADPDLREQLAGLKTPALVRTCAQFDDREDDDGVKDAVGQATRIALCLLAQRIDQLTGQIRDLERHLTGLVQRHFPQLLIPVGIGPDSAATLLITMGDNPERLCSEASFAALCGVSPVEHSSGRQRRHRLNRGGDRQANAALHRIVQSRLRFDARTRNYYERRIAEGKTRREIIRCLKRYAAREVFNLVRTGIGSREVAEEVAEAQLRNLLGVGGQHADRIAAGRWPSGP; from the coding sequence ATCCCAAGTCTACGAGAAAATGCGCCTGTTGTGGGCGAGGTCGTCCTTGGCGTGGACACGCACCGGGATGTTCATGTGGCCGCCTTGCTCTCCACGCTAGGGGCGGTCGTGGGCACCGCGTCCTTTCCTGCCACGGCGGTGGGCTATCGCGGACTCTGGGAGTGGGTCAGCCGGCTGGGTACGGTGCGCAGGGCCGGGGTGGAAGGGTCCGGCAGCTACGGAGCTGCCCTCTCCCGCTATTTGCTGGCTCGCCGGGTTGAGGTGTTCGAGGTCAACCGGCCTGATCGCTCGGTTCGTCGACGGCGGGGGAAGTCGGATCCGGTGGATGCCCAGGAGGCGGCACGGGCGGTACTTAGTGGCCGCGCTCGCTCCCAGGCCAAGGCTGGGGATGGGCCGGTGCAGTGCGCCCGTCTGTTCAAACTGGCCAAGGACTCCGCCCGCACACAGGCGATCAATCAGCTCAAGGCGATCCTGGTCACCGCCGATCCGGACCTGCGCGAGCAACTGGCCGGCTTGAAGACTCCGGCCTTGGTCCGGACTTGCGCGCAGTTCGACGATCGTGAAGATGACGACGGCGTGAAGGATGCCGTCGGGCAGGCTACCCGCATCGCCCTGTGCCTGTTGGCCCAGCGGATCGATCAGCTGACCGGGCAGATTCGTGACCTGGAGCGGCACCTGACCGGGCTGGTGCAGCGTCACTTTCCGCAGTTACTCATCCCGGTGGGGATCGGCCCGGATAGTGCCGCCACCTTGCTGATCACGATGGGGGACAACCCGGAACGCCTGTGCAGTGAGGCGTCGTTCGCGGCGCTTTGCGGGGTCAGCCCCGTCGAGCACTCCTCCGGTCGTCAGCGTCGCCACCGGCTCAACCGCGGCGGCGACCGGCAGGCCAACGCCGCCCTGCACCGGATCGTGCAGTCACGGCTCCGGTTCGATGCCCGTACCCGCAACTACTACGAGCGGCGCATCGCTGAGGGCAAGACCCGGCGCGAGATCATCCGCTGTCTCAAACGCTACGCTGCCCGAGAAGTGTTCAACCTGGTCCGGACTGGCATCGGGTCCCGCGAAGTGGCTGAGGAGGTCGCCGAGGCGCAGCTGCGGAACCTGCTCGGCGTGGGAGGCCAGCACGCGGATCGGATCGCCGCCGGCCGGTGGCCATCTGGGCCGTAG
- a CDS encoding YncE family protein, translated as MAIGPDGKTVYTAVLGPGQVSVIDTSNNRVSSTISVGPPGTDPCNIEVTHQAVYVTEQAAGTLTVIDPKTNKVVATVTVGTSPYGVAVG; from the coding sequence GTGGCGATCGGCCCAGACGGCAAAACGGTCTACACCGCCGTTCTCGGCCCGGGCCAGGTATCCGTGATCGATACCAGCAACAACCGGGTCTCGTCGACCATTTCCGTAGGCCCTCCCGGCACCGACCCGTGCAACATCGAGGTCACACACCAGGCGGTTTACGTCACGGAACAGGCCGCGGGCACCCTCACAGTCATCGACCCGAAAACCAACAAAGTCGTCGCCACAGTCACCGTCGGCACCAGCCCCTACGGCGTGGCAGTGGGCTGA
- a CDS encoding YncE family protein — MPGATPAPVGPGSGSCGRVYVTNQQDNTLSVIDARSYKVVATVKAGKAPEGVAVAPGGRHVYIANNGSAQVSVLGTRNNKITTTVPVEKSPTGVGLSPDGRSLYVANGGSNTVSVIDTGTNRVAARISVGKSPVSVTFSRDGSTAYVANSGSGSLSVINTPTHKVTGNLTGGHSPVGFVVTPDGKSAYIADEVAARVLAVGTRTRKATAVPVSAKGPSTWRSAQTAKRSTPPFSARARYP; from the coding sequence GTGCCTGGCGCGACGCCCGCGCCCGTCGGACCCGGCTCCGGATCCTGCGGCCGTGTGTATGTCACGAACCAGCAGGACAACACCCTCTCGGTGATCGACGCCCGCAGCTACAAGGTCGTCGCAACCGTGAAGGCCGGCAAGGCACCCGAAGGTGTCGCGGTTGCCCCGGGCGGCAGGCACGTATACATCGCCAACAACGGTTCGGCCCAGGTGTCGGTGCTCGGCACCCGCAACAACAAGATCACCACGACCGTGCCGGTGGAGAAGAGCCCCACGGGTGTCGGCCTCAGCCCCGATGGCAGATCCCTCTATGTCGCCAACGGGGGCTCGAACACCGTGTCGGTGATCGACACCGGAACCAACCGGGTGGCCGCACGTATCTCAGTCGGTAAGTCCCCGGTGAGCGTGACCTTCAGTCGTGACGGCAGTACGGCCTACGTGGCCAATTCCGGGTCGGGCAGCCTGTCGGTCATCAACACCCCTACGCACAAGGTCACCGGGAACCTCACCGGGGGGCACTCCCCTGTCGGCTTCGTCGTCACCCCCGACGGCAAGTCGGCCTACATCGCCGACGAGGTGGCAGCACGTGTGCTGGCCGTCGGAACCCGCACCCGCAAGGCGACTGCCGTACCGGTGTCGGCGAAGGGCCCTTCGACGTGGCGATCGGCCCAGACGGCAAAACGGTCTACACCGCCGTTCTCGGCCCGGGCCAGGTATCCGTGA
- a CDS encoding VanZ family protein → MLTVTLTPGDGGSGQAGICDVGLPLQGLLSSESARLNVMLLIPASFFAVLLFRRPFLVLAGTLMATGGIELLQSWTDLGRSCSYDDIKANAFGGFLGVILGVVVLWTRRRRPPFTKTDAVWGICSGVVGGAILSATFAFIVNPVHSEAKAQHRREAAGDDLAQDAWLQNAVASLYGKGTLITQSTSVKLNNGHWRLTAETAKGSVDVLWPDRKLARFTPKGRARGTGTLSEDELRSVGDRFAKKWLPDDVAGAKVTHRTVDGSRGPHILVYRRYVDGVMMPMRLDLTVSPTGRITGMAAQSTPDPKLPKAVVTWASATKLAERTAGGATAVPVKLLAQRVNRAWRPVWMVSIVRGPKKTVESTVFLDAVTGSEVTPGPPDDGGTTGR, encoded by the coding sequence GTGCTGACTGTCACGCTCACGCCGGGCGACGGAGGATCGGGGCAGGCCGGCATCTGTGATGTCGGCCTGCCTCTGCAGGGCCTCTTGTCCTCTGAGTCGGCCCGTCTCAACGTGATGCTACTTATTCCCGCAAGTTTCTTCGCCGTGCTCCTTTTCCGGCGGCCATTTTTGGTTCTTGCGGGAACTTTGATGGCGACGGGTGGTATTGAGCTGCTCCAGTCATGGACAGATCTGGGGCGCTCGTGCAGCTACGACGACATCAAGGCGAATGCGTTCGGTGGCTTCCTCGGCGTGATTCTCGGCGTTGTCGTTTTGTGGACGCGGAGACGCCGCCCTCCCTTCACGAAAACAGATGCAGTGTGGGGTATTTGTTCTGGCGTGGTAGGCGGGGCCATTCTTTCTGCGACGTTCGCCTTCATCGTCAATCCGGTGCACTCGGAGGCGAAAGCGCAGCACAGACGCGAGGCTGCCGGAGACGATCTCGCTCAAGATGCCTGGCTTCAGAATGCGGTGGCTAGCCTGTACGGCAAGGGCACATTGATTACTCAGTCCACGAGTGTGAAGTTGAACAATGGACATTGGCGACTGACGGCAGAGACGGCTAAAGGGAGCGTCGATGTGCTGTGGCCGGACCGAAAGCTCGCGCGTTTCACTCCGAAAGGACGTGCCCGCGGTACCGGCACGCTATCCGAGGACGAGCTCAGAAGTGTTGGCGATCGGTTCGCCAAGAAATGGCTTCCTGATGATGTGGCTGGAGCCAAAGTCACACACAGAACTGTCGACGGCAGCCGAGGGCCGCACATTCTGGTCTATCGCCGCTACGTGGACGGGGTAATGATGCCGATGCGGCTGGACCTCACGGTCTCCCCTACCGGCCGAATCACGGGTATGGCTGCGCAGTCCACGCCCGATCCGAAGCTCCCCAAAGCCGTTGTCACGTGGGCCAGTGCGACGAAGCTGGCTGAACGCACGGCCGGAGGCGCCACAGCGGTCCCCGTCAAACTGCTCGCTCAACGAGTCAACCGCGCTTGGCGTCCAGTATGGATGGTCTCGATCGTGCGGGGGCCGAAGAAGACAGTGGAGTCGACAGTCTTCCTCGATGCCGTAACAGGCAGTGAGGTGACACCCGGGCCCCCCGACGATGGCGGGACCACCGGCAGGTAA